A region from the Wansuia hejianensis genome encodes:
- the acsE gene encoding carbon monoxide dehydrogenase/acetyl-CoA synthase methytransferase subunit, with translation MAKFVVIGERISVTAPSINRAFTEKDPEPILTRARQQLEAGATYLDVNIGPAENNGEEIMKWAVELLQGEFDNVPLALDTANKKAIEAGIAVYNRAKGKPIVNSADASGRIEYVDLAAANDAIVIALCNGEGIAKDNDERMAYLTTLLERGLEHGMEDQDIWFDPLFVVVKGMQDKQMQVLEFIKMISDMGLNSTGGLSNNSNGAPKTLRPIMDSALVAMCMMQGLTSAIVNPNDLRLMETIKTCDVFKSNTLYADSYLEL, from the coding sequence ATGGCTAAATTTGTAGTAATTGGTGAAAGAATTTCTGTAACTGCACCCTCCATTAACCGCGCTTTTACTGAAAAAGATCCGGAACCGATTCTGACCAGAGCAAGGCAGCAGCTGGAAGCGGGCGCTACCTATCTGGATGTTAATATTGGACCGGCCGAGAACAACGGCGAGGAGATTATGAAATGGGCAGTTGAACTGCTGCAGGGAGAGTTTGACAACGTTCCGCTGGCTCTGGACACTGCCAACAAGAAGGCGATTGAAGCTGGTATCGCTGTTTACAACAGAGCGAAGGGCAAACCTATCGTTAACTCGGCAGACGCTTCCGGACGTATTGAATATGTAGACCTGGCTGCGGCAAATGATGCTATTGTTATCGCACTTTGCAATGGCGAAGGTATTGCAAAGGATAATGACGAGCGTATGGCTTATCTGACCACTCTGCTTGAGAGAGGCTTGGAGCATGGCATGGAGGATCAGGATATCTGGTTTGATCCGCTGTTTGTAGTAGTTAAGGGCATGCAGGACAAGCAGATGCAGGTTCTTGAGTTTATTAAGATGATTTCCGACATGGGATTAAATTCTACCGGCGGTCTGTCCAATAACTCTAACGGAGCTCCCAAGACACTTCGTCCGATCATGGATTCAGCTCTTGTCGCCATGTGTATGATGCAGGGACTTACTTCAGCCATTGTTAACCCCAATGATTTAAGGCTGATGGAGACCATTAAGACATGTGACGTATTCAAGAGTAACACGCTGTATGCGGATTCTTATCTGGAACTGTAA
- the acsV gene encoding corrinoid activation/regeneration protein AcsV: MYRVTFQFENSDAVEAFAQAGENLLEVARKSNVAIDAPCSGNASCGKCRVKLISGELDSKKTRHITEEEYALGWRLACCSTVAGEVTVEVPDIASAYRSRMKVADLSSGDEIKIFEKAKQQVEDAGIVLKNSMSVIELEMNEPTLDDTMPDNERFSRAMEKLTGVGRVRVPYSVIRKLARVLRDNQFHIKCVVRKTSQDVFVYDVMSHEEEVVIGGLAVDIGTTTVSAILLDMTTGEILAKASSGNGQIRYGADVINRIIESQKPGGGRRLQKAVIDETINPLIAQMCQKSHFNRERIFRMAVAANTTMNHLLMGVDADPIRKEPYIPTFYKTNALFASDIGIDIHPDAHIIVAPNIGSYVGGDITAGAFISMIWNQPTMSLFIDLGTNGELVFGNSDFLMSCACSAGPAFEGGDISCGMRATDGAIEACTIDKDTMEPHLSVIGNEGTKPIGMCGSGIIDVISELFINGIINAKGKFVREGERIKHDKYGMGSYVLVYEKDADSVKDIEITEVDIDNFIRAKGAIFSAIRTMLNSLDFTVDMIDDVYVAGGIGSGINMRNAVNIGMFPDIPIEKFHYIGNSSLTGAYTMILSTQAERKTYEVAQNMTYLELSTVPTYMDEFVASCFLPHTDSDIFPSVVLR, translated from the coding sequence ATGTACAGAGTGACATTTCAGTTTGAGAACAGCGATGCAGTAGAAGCATTTGCGCAGGCAGGAGAGAATTTGCTGGAGGTGGCCCGAAAGAGCAATGTAGCCATTGATGCTCCGTGTTCAGGCAATGCATCCTGTGGAAAATGCCGGGTCAAACTCATAAGCGGAGAGTTGGATTCCAAGAAGACACGTCATATTACAGAAGAGGAGTACGCGCTGGGATGGCGCCTGGCCTGCTGCAGCACCGTTGCGGGTGAAGTGACTGTGGAAGTGCCAGATATCGCTTCAGCGTATCGGAGCAGGATGAAAGTTGCAGATTTAAGCTCCGGAGACGAAATTAAGATTTTTGAAAAGGCAAAGCAGCAGGTAGAGGATGCTGGAATTGTGTTGAAGAACAGCATGTCTGTTATCGAATTGGAAATGAACGAGCCTACGCTGGACGATACGATGCCGGATAATGAGCGTTTCAGCCGTGCTATGGAAAAGCTGACAGGGGTTGGCAGGGTACGCGTACCCTATTCGGTGATCCGGAAACTGGCGAGGGTTTTGCGTGACAATCAATTTCATATAAAGTGTGTGGTGAGGAAGACCTCACAGGATGTATTCGTCTATGATGTGATGTCTCATGAGGAAGAAGTCGTGATCGGGGGACTGGCGGTAGATATCGGGACAACCACTGTATCTGCAATCCTTCTGGATATGACAACGGGAGAGATTTTAGCGAAGGCTTCTTCCGGTAACGGACAGATCCGTTATGGGGCGGATGTCATCAATCGCATCATCGAATCGCAGAAGCCGGGAGGCGGAAGGCGTCTGCAGAAAGCGGTGATCGATGAGACAATTAATCCGCTGATTGCGCAGATGTGCCAGAAGAGCCATTTTAACAGGGAACGTATTTTCAGGATGGCGGTGGCGGCGAATACGACGATGAACCATCTTTTGATGGGAGTGGATGCAGATCCGATCCGGAAAGAACCGTATATCCCGACGTTTTATAAAACAAATGCACTGTTTGCTTCAGATATCGGAATTGATATCCATCCGGATGCCCACATTATCGTGGCCCCTAATATTGGAAGCTATGTGGGCGGGGATATTACGGCAGGAGCATTTATCAGCATGATTTGGAATCAGCCCACCATGTCCCTGTTCATTGATTTAGGGACGAATGGAGAGCTGGTGTTTGGCAATTCGGATTTTCTTATGAGCTGCGCCTGTTCAGCAGGTCCGGCTTTTGAAGGCGGAGATATAAGCTGCGGCATGCGGGCAACGGATGGAGCCATCGAAGCATGTACCATAGATAAGGATACCATGGAGCCTCATTTATCCGTTATCGGCAATGAAGGCACAAAGCCAATCGGTATGTGTGGATCCGGAATCATTGATGTGATCAGTGAATTGTTCATTAACGGGATCATCAATGCCAAGGGCAAGTTCGTCCGTGAGGGCGAGCGGATTAAACATGATAAATATGGGATGGGCAGTTATGTCCTGGTCTATGAAAAAGATGCGGACAGTGTGAAGGATATTGAGATCACTGAGGTGGATATCGATAACTTTATCCGCGCTAAGGGAGCTATTTTCTCGGCAATACGGACGATGCTGAATTCCCTGGATTTCACAGTGGATATGATTGATGACGTTTATGTGGCCGGGGGCATCGGAAGTGGCATAAATATGCGGAATGCGGTAAATATCGGCATGTTCCCGGATATTCCAATAGAAAAATTCCATTATATCGGGAACTCCTCTCTGACGGGCGCCTATACGATGATCCTGTCCACCCAGGCAGAGCGGAAGACATACGAGGTAGCTCAGAACATGACATATCTGGAGCTTTCAACCGTGCCTACTTACATGGATGAATTCGTGGCATCCTGCTTCCTGCCCCATACGGACAGTGATATTTTCCCGTCGGTAGTGCTGCGATAG
- a CDS encoding DUF3786 domain-containing protein, with amino-acid sequence MDFPYEKDSKERLPYEHYIKIYQSMKPEDMASRANIPYDAEKRLFTIRLMGVTYQVSWPEYEARHLDREDIGYYPLEDAANARILVLRYLTEGAAAPATGKFLTYREIPWGEVYFKQFQGRCIFRLAFGFGNKLEKFKEIMDNIGAAPISNGDAGYEFEFLNDLYLRFLLWEGDEEFPPSAQILFSDNFPLAFVQGEDMAVVGDVSIGVLKAMSK; translated from the coding sequence ATGGATTTTCCTTATGAAAAAGACAGTAAAGAACGGCTTCCCTATGAGCATTATATAAAGATTTATCAGTCAATGAAGCCGGAAGACATGGCCAGCCGGGCAAATATCCCTTATGATGCAGAAAAGCGGCTGTTCACAATCAGGCTTATGGGAGTCACCTATCAGGTGTCGTGGCCGGAATATGAGGCCCGTCATCTGGACCGGGAGGATATTGGATATTACCCATTGGAGGACGCGGCGAACGCCAGAATTCTGGTTCTGCGTTATTTGACAGAGGGGGCGGCCGCCCCTGCGACGGGGAAATTTCTGACTTATCGGGAGATTCCCTGGGGCGAGGTTTATTTTAAGCAGTTTCAGGGCAGGTGTATTTTCCGGCTTGCCTTTGGATTCGGGAATAAACTGGAAAAGTTTAAAGAGATTATGGATAATATCGGTGCGGCACCCATTTCCAATGGAGACGCGGGATATGAGTTTGAATTTCTGAATGATCTGTATCTGAGATTCCTTTTATGGGAAGGGGATGAAGAATTTCCGCCCTCTGCTCAGATCCTGTTCTCGGATAATTTTCCTCTGGCGTTTGTTCAGGGGGAGGATATGGCGGTGGTCGGTGATGTGTCAATCGGCGTACTGAAGGCCATGAGTAAATGA
- a CDS encoding formate--tetrahydrofolate ligase gives MGYKSDIEIAQECTMEPIVKIAEKAGIDEKYLEQYGRYKAKIDYNLLKESDAPDGKLVLVTAINPTPAGEGKTTTTVGLADALQRIGKHVVVALREPSLGPVFGVKGGAAGGGYAQVVPMEDINLHFTGDFHAIGAANNLLAAMIDNHIFQGNELNIDPRKITWRRCVDMNDRQLRNVIDGLGGRTNGTPREDGYDITVASEIMAVLCLANDITDLKARLARLVIGYTYGKPSEQQPVTAGDLHAEGAMCALLKDALKPNLVQTLEHVPAVVHGGPFANIAHGCNSVTATRMAMKLGDYCITEAGFGADLGAEKFLDIKCRMAGLKPNAVVIVATVRALKYNGGVAKADLNNENLEALEKGLPNLLKHVSNIRNVYHLPCVVAVNAFPTDTKAELDLVESKCRELGVNVALSEVWAKGSEGGVKLAEEVVRLCDEDNSGFSFSYGLEGSIEDKLNQIVQKVYGGKCAVLTANAKKQAAQLEALGYGSCPICVAKTQYSLTDDEKKLGAPTDFEVTVRNLKISAGAGFIVALTGDIMTMPGLPKRPAAERIDVDENGKISGLF, from the coding sequence ATGGGTTACAAATCAGACATCGAAATTGCACAGGAGTGTACGATGGAGCCGATCGTCAAGATCGCGGAAAAGGCAGGTATCGATGAGAAATACCTGGAACAGTACGGAAGGTACAAAGCAAAAATTGATTACAACTTATTAAAAGAATCAGACGCTCCGGACGGCAAGCTGGTTCTCGTCACCGCCATCAACCCCACGCCCGCAGGCGAGGGCAAGACCACTACAACGGTCGGCCTGGCAGACGCCCTTCAGCGGATCGGGAAACATGTGGTGGTGGCTCTCAGAGAGCCCTCCCTCGGACCCGTCTTTGGCGTAAAGGGCGGCGCTGCCGGCGGCGGCTATGCCCAGGTAGTCCCCATGGAGGACATCAACCTGCATTTTACCGGTGATTTCCACGCCATCGGCGCTGCCAACAACCTGCTGGCGGCCATGATCGACAACCATATCTTCCAGGGCAACGAGCTGAACATCGATCCCCGGAAGATCACCTGGAGAAGATGTGTGGACATGAACGACCGCCAGCTCCGGAATGTGATTGACGGGCTGGGCGGCCGCACCAACGGGACTCCCAGGGAAGACGGCTATGATATCACCGTTGCGTCTGAGATCATGGCGGTACTCTGCCTGGCCAACGACATCACGGACCTGAAGGCGAGGCTGGCGCGTCTGGTGATCGGTTACACCTACGGCAAGCCCTCCGAGCAGCAGCCGGTTACGGCAGGCGACCTGCATGCGGAAGGAGCGATGTGCGCCCTTCTGAAGGACGCCCTGAAGCCGAACCTGGTGCAGACCCTGGAGCATGTTCCGGCAGTGGTGCACGGCGGCCCCTTCGCCAACATCGCCCACGGCTGCAATTCTGTCACGGCGACCAGGATGGCGATGAAGCTGGGGGATTACTGCATCACAGAGGCCGGCTTCGGCGCGGATCTGGGCGCGGAGAAGTTCCTGGACATCAAGTGCCGGATGGCGGGCCTGAAGCCCAATGCGGTGGTGATCGTGGCAACTGTCCGCGCGCTGAAATACAACGGAGGCGTGGCAAAGGCAGACCTGAACAATGAGAACCTGGAAGCGCTGGAGAAGGGCCTCCCGAACCTGCTGAAGCACGTGAGCAACATCCGGAACGTGTACCATCTGCCCTGCGTGGTGGCGGTCAATGCATTTCCGACGGATACGAAGGCAGAGCTGGACCTGGTGGAGAGCAAGTGCCGGGAGCTGGGCGTGAACGTAGCGCTGTCGGAGGTATGGGCCAAGGGAAGCGAAGGCGGCGTGAAGCTGGCGGAAGAAGTCGTGCGCCTGTGTGACGAGGACAATTCCGGCTTCAGCTTCTCCTATGGACTGGAGGGGAGCATCGAAGACAAGCTGAACCAGATTGTACAGAAGGTATACGGAGGGAAGTGCGCGGTGCTGACAGCCAACGCGAAGAAGCAGGCGGCCCAGCTGGAAGCCCTGGGCTACGGCAGCTGCCCGATCTGTGTGGCCAAAACCCAGTACAGCCTGACAGACGACGAGAAGAAGCTGGGAGCGCCCACAGACTTCGAGGTGACGGTGCGAAACCTGAAGATATCAGCGGGAGCAGGGTTCATTGTAGCGCTGACAGGAGATATCATGACCATGCCGGGGCTGCCCAAGAGGCCGGCTGCCGAGCGGATCGACGTGGATGAGAACGGTAAGATTTCAGGCCTGTTCTGA
- a CDS encoding cyclodeaminase/cyclohydrolase family protein — protein MGYSTLKCTEFVEVLASKAPVPGGGGASALVGAIGTALCNMVGSLTVGKKKYAAVEAEISGLMEKATELQNALLELIEKDAEVFEPLSRAYGLPKETEEERAEKARVMEGCLRDACSVPMDIMRRCCEVIDLIGVFAEKGSVLAVSDAGVAAACCKGALKGASLNVYINTKSMKNREYAEELNKECDGMLAKYGPMADEIFDSVLAKLR, from the coding sequence ATGGGATATTCGACTTTGAAATGCACGGAATTTGTCGAGGTGCTGGCATCTAAAGCACCGGTTCCCGGCGGCGGCGGCGCGTCAGCCCTGGTAGGGGCGATCGGTACGGCTCTCTGCAATATGGTAGGAAGTCTGACTGTAGGAAAGAAAAAGTATGCAGCGGTGGAGGCAGAGATTTCCGGGCTTATGGAAAAGGCCACAGAGCTGCAGAACGCGCTGCTGGAGTTGATTGAGAAGGATGCAGAAGTTTTTGAGCCTCTGTCCAGAGCGTACGGGCTGCCGAAGGAAACCGAAGAAGAAAGGGCAGAAAAGGCGCGGGTGATGGAAGGATGCCTGAGGGACGCCTGCAGCGTTCCCATGGATATCATGAGACGATGCTGTGAAGTCATCGACTTGATCGGCGTGTTTGCGGAAAAAGGTTCCGTACTTGCGGTGAGCGATGCGGGAGTGGCGGCTGCATGCTGTAAGGGGGCCTTAAAAGGCGCCAGCCTGAACGTGTATATCAATACAAAATCCATGAAGAACCGTGAATACGCGGAGGAACTGAACAAAGAGTGTGACGGAATGCTGGCAAAATACGGGCCTATGGCAGATGAGATATTTGACAGCGTCCTGGCGAAGCTCAGATAG
- a CDS encoding bifunctional 5,10-methylenetetrahydrofolate dehydrogenase/5,10-methenyltetrahydrofolate cyclohydrolase produces the protein MARRLLGKEVTAALNEKIKENVAALKAKGISPTLGIVRVGEREDDLSYERGATKRCETLGVACEKYLLPADVTQEKLVEVIHQVNQDDKIHGVLIFRPLPKHLDEAAVIQALAPEKDVDGITDGSMVGVFAGTKQGFPPCTPQACMEILDHYGIDCTGKKAVVVGRSLVVGKPAAMMLLKKNATVTVCHTRTVDMPSVVKEADIVIVAAGRAGVVDDRYVSSGQTVIDVGINVNEEGKLCGDVAYDKVEPVVKAITPVPGGVGSVTTSVLVGHVVEAAMRKYSI, from the coding sequence ATGGCAAGACGATTACTGGGAAAAGAAGTAACAGCCGCCCTGAATGAAAAAATCAAAGAAAATGTGGCGGCTTTGAAAGCGAAGGGCATCAGCCCGACACTGGGAATTGTGCGCGTTGGAGAGAGGGAAGACGACCTCTCCTATGAGAGGGGAGCCACCAAGCGCTGCGAGACTCTGGGAGTTGCCTGCGAGAAGTATCTGCTTCCGGCAGATGTCACCCAGGAAAAGCTGGTGGAGGTGATCCACCAGGTCAATCAGGATGATAAGATCCATGGGGTGCTGATTTTCCGTCCCCTGCCGAAACATCTGGACGAGGCGGCCGTGATTCAGGCCCTGGCTCCGGAGAAGGACGTGGATGGCATTACCGACGGCTCCATGGTGGGCGTGTTCGCCGGGACCAAGCAGGGATTTCCGCCATGCACACCACAGGCGTGCATGGAGATACTGGATCACTATGGCATTGACTGCACAGGCAAGAAGGCAGTTGTAGTCGGAAGAAGCCTGGTGGTGGGCAAGCCCGCGGCCATGATGCTCCTGAAAAAAAATGCCACGGTAACGGTTTGCCATACGAGGACCGTGGATATGCCTTCGGTGGTGAAGGAAGCAGATATCGTAATCGTAGCCGCCGGCAGGGCTGGCGTTGTGGATGACAGGTATGTCTCTTCGGGCCAGACGGTCATTGATGTGGGAATTAATGTCAACGAAGAGGGAAAGCTCTGTGGTGATGTCGCATATGATAAAGTGGAGCCAGTGGTAAAGGCGATCACACCTGTGCCTGGCGGCGTGGGCAGCGTGACCACATCTGTTCTGGTGGGCCATGTGGTAGAAGCGGCAATGCGGAAATATTCAATTTGA
- the spoIVA gene encoding stage IV sporulation protein A — MDAFAVYKDIQARTKGQFLIGVVGPVRTGKSTFIRRFLEVLALPAMEDNAKAEVRDQLPLSGSGTLITTVEPKFIPKEAVKLSLGEDIPIHLRLIDCVGFLVPDATGNMENEKERMVKTPWFEEAIPFHQAAEIGTRKVISEHSTLGLVVTTDGSFGEIPRNNFLDAEAKTVAELKKQGKPFLILVNSQKPYKDETQKLTKELSEKYGASALAVNCDQLRADDIVKILECMLYEFPIRQIEFYIPKWVELLPQSDPLKSDLLTKVRELTAGLKYIRDIRRDAIRLESEYVKLTTVMQVDLASGEVRIQVEMKEKYYYHMVSEMTGVPIQGEYDLMHALKELSSMKDEYAKVQNAMESVRGCGYGVVIPEKDEITLDEPVVIRQGNKFGVKIKSTSPSIHMIKANIETEIAPIVGSEKQAEDLIAYIRESARQDEGVWKTNIFGKSVEQLVEDGIRTKIAQITEDSQVKLQESMQKIVNDSRGGMVCIII, encoded by the coding sequence ATGGATGCATTTGCTGTTTACAAGGATATACAGGCCAGGACGAAGGGCCAGTTCCTGATTGGAGTAGTGGGACCGGTCCGGACAGGAAAGTCCACCTTTATCCGCCGCTTTCTGGAGGTGCTGGCACTTCCTGCTATGGAGGACAATGCGAAAGCAGAGGTCAGGGACCAGCTTCCCTTGAGTGGTTCCGGCACGCTGATTACAACGGTGGAACCTAAATTTATACCGAAGGAAGCTGTGAAGCTCAGTCTGGGAGAGGACATCCCGATTCATCTGCGGTTGATTGACTGTGTTGGTTTTCTGGTGCCGGACGCAACGGGAAATATGGAAAATGAAAAAGAACGCATGGTAAAAACCCCTTGGTTTGAGGAAGCGATCCCCTTTCATCAGGCGGCGGAGATAGGCACCAGAAAGGTGATCTCAGAGCATTCAACACTGGGGCTTGTTGTGACGACAGACGGCTCTTTTGGAGAAATTCCCAGAAATAATTTTCTGGATGCTGAGGCCAAAACGGTTGCTGAATTGAAAAAACAGGGAAAGCCCTTCCTGATTCTAGTCAATTCTCAGAAACCCTATAAGGATGAAACCCAGAAGCTGACGAAGGAGCTGTCCGAGAAATACGGGGCTTCTGCTCTGGCTGTTAACTGTGACCAGCTTCGGGCAGATGATATCGTTAAAATCCTGGAATGCATGCTCTATGAATTTCCGATCCGCCAGATCGAATTTTACATACCAAAATGGGTGGAGCTATTACCTCAGAGCGATCCTCTGAAGAGCGATCTGCTCACGAAGGTGCGTGAACTGACGGCAGGATTGAAATATATCCGGGACATCCGCAGAGACGCCATCCGGCTGGAAAGCGAGTATGTGAAGTTAACCACAGTCATGCAGGTCGATCTGGCCAGCGGGGAAGTCCGCATACAGGTTGAAATGAAAGAAAAATATTATTATCATATGGTCAGCGAAATGACCGGGGTTCCGATTCAGGGAGAATATGACCTGATGCATGCGCTGAAGGAACTCTCTTCCATGAAAGATGAGTATGCGAAAGTGCAGAATGCCATGGAGTCCGTCAGAGGCTGCGGCTATGGAGTGGTAATTCCAGAAAAGGATGAGATCACTCTGGATGAACCGGTCGTAATCCGCCAGGGCAATAAATTTGGGGTTAAAATCAAGTCAACCAGTCCTTCCATTCACATGATTAAGGCTAACATTGAGACTGAAATAGCGCCCATAGTGGGAAGTGAAAAGCAGGCGGAAGACCTGATTGCCTATATTCGGGAAAGTGCCAGACAGGATGAAGGCGTCTGGAAAACCAATATTTTTGGAAAATCGGTGGAGCAGCTGGTAGAAGACGGAATCCGAACAAAAATCGCACAGATCACAGAAGACAGCCAGGTAAAACTTCAGGAATCCATGCAGAAAATTGTTAACGACAGCAGGGGTGGCATGGTTTGCATTATTATCTGA
- a CDS encoding zinc-ribbon domain-containing protein, with protein MFENLGKKIVGFGNGVKRGTQTFSETVSLNAKIDECKKELANCYSQLGQNYYERNKNNAPAEYQGIFDRITMLNQTIVQCQEQIKIIKGVRQCPNCGADVASNVMFCGNCGYSMPPSAGAQAPANGPVCANCGAPLEADAMFCTTCGAKVTAPVQQPVYEQPASQPQQYGQPAYEQPVYEQPAQQSELYGQPIQQPENSEQPASQPGAFEQSAFQAGEEQPADEAAGRICPKCGTQLAFDAAFCNNCGASLLAEEAAPQENYNYNQPAYGVTEEVQAEQPAVEEVPEFQGSEQPGSGQPAEDVKFCPNCGTKLESDALFCAECGTKVG; from the coding sequence ATGTTTGAAAATCTAGGGAAGAAAATTGTCGGTTTTGGCAATGGCGTGAAGAGAGGTACGCAGACATTTTCTGAAACTGTTTCATTAAATGCTAAGATCGATGAGTGTAAAAAAGAACTGGCCAACTGCTATTCTCAGCTGGGACAGAATTATTATGAAAGAAATAAAAATAATGCTCCGGCTGAATACCAGGGCATTTTTGATAGGATCACGATGTTAAACCAGACGATCGTACAGTGCCAGGAGCAGATCAAGATCATCAAGGGTGTCCGTCAATGTCCGAACTGCGGGGCAGATGTGGCCAGCAATGTGATGTTCTGCGGGAACTGCGGTTACAGCATGCCGCCGTCTGCGGGTGCGCAGGCGCCGGCGAACGGACCGGTTTGTGCCAATTGCGGAGCGCCGCTGGAGGCGGACGCGATGTTCTGTACCACATGCGGGGCGAAGGTAACTGCTCCGGTACAGCAGCCGGTGTATGAACAGCCGGCCTCACAGCCTCAGCAATACGGGCAGCCGGCATATGAGCAGCCAGTCTATGAGCAGCCTGCGCAGCAGTCGGAATTGTACGGGCAGCCAATACAGCAGCCGGAGAACAGTGAACAGCCTGCTTCGCAGCCGGGAGCTTTTGAGCAGTCCGCCTTCCAGGCAGGAGAAGAACAGCCTGCTGATGAGGCGGCTGGCCGTATCTGTCCGAAGTGCGGCACTCAGCTGGCTTTTGATGCTGCATTCTGCAATAACTGCGGAGCCAGCCTGCTGGCGGAAGAAGCGGCGCCGCAGGAGAATTATAATTACAATCAGCCAGCGTATGGAGTGACGGAAGAGGTACAAGCAGAGCAGCCGGCAGTAGAAGAGGTTCCGGAATTTCAGGGATCAGAGCAGCCGGGCAGTGGACAGCCGGCGGAGGATGTGAAGTTCTGTCCGAACTGTGGGACCAAACTGGAAAGTGATGCTCTGTTTTGTGCGGAGTGCGGTACAAAAGTTGGCTGA